Proteins from a genomic interval of Rhizobium etli CFN 42:
- a CDS encoding SDR family oxidoreductase, with amino-acid sequence MTADLRGKVALVAGATRGAGRGIAVELGAAGATVYVTGRTTRAEQSDYARPETIEETAELVTSAGGKGIAVQVDHLVPHEVEALVARIRTEVGRLDILVNDIWGCEKLFEWDKAIWEHSLNKGLRMLRLGIETHLITAHYALALMIERPGGLLVEVTDGTAEYNATHYRLSPFYDLVKTGVTRMAWAHAQDLAKHGATAVSITPGWLRSEMMLEAYGVGEQNWHDATRVQPHFAISETPRFVGRAVAAIAADPDRARWNGQSLSSGGLAKVYGFDDVDGSRPDCWRYLVEVQEPGKPADVTGYR; translated from the coding sequence GTGACAGCGGATTTGCGGGGGAAAGTGGCCTTGGTAGCGGGCGCGACGCGTGGTGCCGGTCGCGGTATTGCGGTGGAACTCGGCGCTGCCGGCGCCACCGTCTATGTCACCGGCCGCACGACACGCGCCGAGCAGTCCGACTATGCCCGGCCGGAAACGATCGAGGAGACGGCCGAGTTGGTGACGTCGGCGGGCGGCAAGGGCATTGCCGTGCAGGTGGATCATCTCGTTCCGCATGAGGTCGAGGCGCTCGTCGCGCGTATCCGGACTGAAGTCGGCCGGCTCGACATCCTCGTCAACGACATCTGGGGCTGCGAGAAGCTATTCGAGTGGGACAAGGCGATCTGGGAGCACTCGCTGAACAAGGGCCTGCGCATGCTGCGGCTCGGCATCGAGACGCACCTGATCACCGCCCATTACGCGCTGGCGCTGATGATCGAGCGGCCGGGCGGGCTGCTGGTGGAGGTAACCGACGGCACGGCCGAATACAATGCAACGCATTACCGGCTCTCGCCCTTCTACGACCTCGTCAAGACGGGCGTCACCCGCATGGCCTGGGCGCATGCGCAGGACCTGGCCAAACACGGCGCCACCGCCGTTTCGATTACGCCCGGCTGGCTGCGCTCCGAAATGATGCTGGAGGCCTATGGCGTGGGCGAGCAGAATTGGCATGACGCGACCAGGGTGCAGCCGCATTTCGCCATCTCCGAAACGCCGCGCTTCGTCGGCCGCGCGGTGGCGGCCATCGCCGCCGATCCCGACCGCGCCCGTTGGAACGGTCAGTCGTTGTCGAGCGGCGGACTGGCCAAAGTCTACGGTTTCGACGATGTCGACGGTTCGCGGCCGGATTGCTGGCGCTATCTGGTGGAAGTGCAGGAGCCGGGCAAACCGGCTGATGTAACCGGCTACCGGTGA
- a CDS encoding VOC family protein, giving the protein MFDHISIGVKDLERARRFYDAALAPLGYERLSNSDGMIGYGPEQVGLWVMQVAHPVVADMQSGLHFCFVAPNEAAVDAFYAAAIASGGTDNGEPGIRPDYGRFYYAAFVIDPDGYRLEAYFNKGEI; this is encoded by the coding sequence ATGTTCGATCATATCTCCATCGGTGTCAAAGATCTCGAAAGAGCCCGCCGCTTCTACGACGCGGCGCTGGCGCCGCTCGGATATGAGCGCCTGTCGAATTCCGACGGCATGATCGGCTACGGTCCGGAGCAGGTCGGCCTCTGGGTGATGCAGGTTGCGCATCCCGTTGTCGCCGACATGCAATCCGGGCTGCATTTCTGCTTCGTCGCCCCGAACGAGGCCGCGGTCGACGCGTTTTATGCGGCTGCGATCGCATCCGGCGGCACGGATAACGGCGAACCGGGCATCCGCCCGGATTACGGCCGCTTCTATTACGCCGCCTTCGTCATCGATCCGGACGGCTATCGCCTGGAAGCCTATTTCAACAAAGGCGAGATATAA
- a CDS encoding co-chaperone GroES yields MKFRSLHDRVVIRRAEGDVTSKGGIIIPDAAKDKPQEGEVVAVGPGLRDQSGKLAPLDVKVGDLILFGKWSGTEVTIDGQTLLIIKEADIMGIVEKTEAAADKAA; encoded by the coding sequence ATGAAATTCCGTTCACTTCACGACCGCGTCGTTATTCGGCGTGCAGAAGGCGATGTCACATCCAAGGGCGGGATCATCATTCCAGACGCCGCCAAGGACAAGCCGCAGGAAGGCGAAGTGGTTGCAGTCGGCCCTGGCCTGCGTGACCAAAGCGGCAAGCTAGCCCCGCTCGATGTCAAGGTGGGTGATCTAATCCTGTTTGGAAAATGGTCGGGGACGGAGGTCACGATCGATGGCCAGACCCTCCTGATCATAAAGGAGGCCGACATCATGGGCATCGTGGAAAAGACCGAGGCGGCCGCCGACA